One part of the Ochrobactrum quorumnocens genome encodes these proteins:
- a CDS encoding HlyD family secretion protein, whose amino-acid sequence MSAHKSVDTAEIRPFPTPTAQEEQSRVNAEPMGERPAPQTAPDTAAPGAAPDTAKGGKKKGIGKRVVLPVVIIAAVAGGLWYGYNWWTVGRFMVSTDDAYVQGDIASIAPKVTGYIESIPVVANQHIKAGDVIFQLDAGDYQIALDDAEAKLNTQKQTLARINAQIDASKASLQQAQADQQASQAVLKNAESTMVRVQKLHDTRFSAQSELDNAQSSLDQAKAKLAGSKAQIASANANIEVLNAQYKESESTMRSLELARDKAARDLNFTTLRAPFDGVVGNLSGKKGDLVSAGQKIAALVPVNALYIDANFKETQLGHIKTGETARIYVDAIDGPYFEGKVASVAPASGAVFSLLPPENATGNFTKIVQRVPVRITIPQDALDSGKIRAGLSVTVDVDTRTAPEDKAN is encoded by the coding sequence ATGTCCGCCCATAAGTCTGTTGATACGGCTGAAATCCGTCCATTCCCGACCCCTACGGCTCAGGAAGAACAGTCCAGAGTGAATGCAGAACCCATGGGCGAACGGCCAGCACCGCAAACAGCCCCGGACACTGCTGCTCCTGGCGCAGCACCTGATACCGCAAAAGGCGGCAAGAAAAAGGGCATTGGTAAGCGCGTTGTGCTGCCGGTCGTTATTATTGCTGCCGTCGCAGGTGGGCTCTGGTATGGTTATAACTGGTGGACAGTTGGCCGCTTCATGGTTTCAACGGATGACGCTTACGTGCAGGGTGACATTGCGTCTATCGCACCAAAAGTCACCGGCTATATTGAAAGCATCCCAGTCGTGGCCAACCAGCATATCAAAGCTGGTGATGTGATCTTCCAGCTTGATGCCGGAGATTACCAGATTGCGCTCGACGATGCGGAAGCCAAGCTTAATACACAAAAGCAGACGCTCGCACGGATCAACGCACAAATTGATGCGTCCAAGGCAAGCCTGCAACAGGCTCAGGCAGATCAACAGGCATCTCAGGCCGTTCTGAAGAACGCTGAGAGCACAATGGTCCGCGTCCAGAAACTCCACGATACACGGTTCTCGGCACAGTCAGAACTCGACAATGCGCAGTCTTCACTCGATCAGGCCAAGGCAAAACTTGCCGGTTCCAAAGCACAGATTGCTTCGGCAAATGCCAATATCGAAGTGTTGAATGCGCAGTACAAGGAATCAGAAAGCACCATGCGCTCTCTGGAACTTGCACGTGACAAGGCTGCTCGCGATCTCAATTTCACCACCCTGCGCGCACCTTTTGATGGTGTTGTCGGTAATCTTTCCGGCAAGAAGGGCGATCTCGTTTCTGCCGGTCAGAAGATTGCAGCGCTTGTTCCGGTGAACGCGCTCTATATTGATGCCAACTTCAAGGAAACGCAGCTCGGCCACATCAAAACTGGCGAAACAGCACGTATCTATGTCGATGCCATCGACGGCCCTTACTTTGAAGGCAAGGTCGCATCGGTAGCCCCAGCATCGGGTGCCGTGTTCTCGCTGTTGCCACCTGAAAATGCCACCGGCAACTTCACCAAGATCGTTCAACGTGTTCCGGTTCGTATCACGATCCCTCAGGACGCGCTCGATTCTGGCAAGATCCGCGCTGGTCTCAGCGTAACGGTTGACGTGGACACACGCACCGCACCTGAAGACAAGGCCAACTGA